In a single window of the Deltaproteobacteria bacterium genome:
- a CDS encoding transposase codes for MNFNRAIMIDFQGATISSDTGFSLLREVDERFRIIDPIKDCLEDLRSLLIPDSAGGGVLEQRPYPPGIV; via the coding sequence GTGAATTTTAACCGGGCCATCATGATAGATTTCCAGGGCGCCACTATTTCCTCCGACACCGGGTTCAGTCTTCTGCGTGAAGTAGACGAGCGTTTCAGGATCATCGACCCCATAAAAGATTGCCTGGAAGACTTGAGGTCCCTACTCATTCCGGATTCAGCAGGAGGTGGAGTTTTAGAACAGCGCCCCTATCCCCCTGGTATTGTATAA
- a CDS encoding TonB-dependent receptor, with protein MRRGFRLGVIGILVWTWGAGLPGTGLWAQEVGEKAKKEEKAKKEAGLVKLEEIVITATKTPRHPEDIPASITVITKEDLEKQNIQTVDEALRQVPGTFARRGKGWQDTLANVNLRGFPASAQTRTLVLLDGQDMSSGYTNKVAWSSLTVEDIERIEVVRGPFSALYGGNAMGGVINIITKTPKKLQMNANVGYGRYDTWTYYLGAGNRFWNQLSLKVSYKYRYTSGYPSDLVKSSKYYPGGRYTLTPEGKDAWIIGDRGDNSFNESIGNAKLSWEPALGHKIDFSALLDWNEYGYGQFHSYLADPTAVSEYRFLGGDGRTHTAIYNLNSEHKVTDSTTLRFHAGLTSRPHSWYTLPKLGATRSGGPGTVASTPSKTWTFEVQADQAIGTKQMLTGGLCYKTAWAASKDYYLNNWRDPDSKTGLIRQCGGRDRDFAVFLQDEITWHPKFTTVIGARLDWWQTYGGAYQESTTAPITHLPCRDKWSVSPKIAFLYRPWEWMSWRASVGRAFRPPNVYELYRTWRWYTYEYKGNPNLKPEKTWSWEIGTILKPFKGNVFTVTYFDNFVDDLIYRVTDPADPTGKTSIYQNAAKARIKGVELEVNQKLFSWLEAFGNMTLVDARIRENPFDPESVGKKITYVPRQQFNFGITVNYWKVMANLSGRYVSKMHKRDDNSDSVNNVPGSFDPFFTLDSKLTVTPVKWLDVSFSVDNMLNRKYFYSYLTPGRTFWLEAGVKY; from the coding sequence ATGCGGCGTGGGTTCCGGTTAGGGGTGATTGGTATTTTGGTATGGACTTGGGGTGCTGGGTTGCCAGGAACAGGGCTTTGGGCCCAGGAGGTAGGCGAAAAGGCTAAGAAAGAGGAAAAAGCTAAGAAAGAGGCAGGGCTTGTAAAACTTGAAGAGATCGTCATTACTGCCACGAAAACCCCTCGCCATCCGGAGGATATCCCGGCGAGCATTACGGTGATCACCAAAGAGGATCTGGAAAAACAAAATATCCAGACGGTAGACGAGGCCTTGCGCCAGGTACCCGGGACCTTTGCCCGCCGGGGCAAGGGCTGGCAGGATACCCTGGCCAATGTGAATTTGCGCGGCTTTCCCGCCAGCGCCCAGACGCGCACCTTGGTATTACTCGATGGCCAGGATATGTCCAGCGGTTACACCAATAAAGTGGCCTGGAGCAGCCTGACGGTAGAAGATATTGAGCGCATCGAGGTCGTCCGGGGGCCGTTTTCGGCCCTCTATGGCGGCAACGCCATGGGCGGGGTGATCAATATCATCACCAAGACCCCGAAGAAGTTACAAATGAACGCTAATGTGGGTTATGGTAGATATGACACCTGGACCTATTACCTGGGGGCCGGTAATCGGTTTTGGAATCAGCTCAGTCTCAAGGTGAGTTATAAATACCGTTACACCAGCGGTTACCCCTCCGACCTGGTAAAAAGCAGCAAGTATTATCCAGGAGGGCGCTATACCCTGACCCCGGAGGGGAAAGACGCATGGATCATTGGCGACCGGGGGGATAATTCCTTCAATGAGTCAATCGGCAACGCCAAATTGAGTTGGGAGCCGGCGCTGGGGCATAAAATTGATTTCTCCGCTCTGCTGGACTGGAATGAATACGGCTATGGCCAGTTTCATAGTTATCTGGCTGACCCTACGGCGGTTTCGGAATACAGATTTTTAGGCGGGGATGGCCGGACCCATACCGCTATTTATAATCTTAATTCGGAACATAAAGTGACGGATAGCACTACCTTGCGGTTTCACGCTGGATTGACCAGTAGGCCCCATAGCTGGTATACTCTGCCTAAGCTGGGAGCGACTCGTTCCGGGGGGCCGGGAACCGTGGCCAGCACCCCCAGCAAGACCTGGACTTTTGAAGTCCAGGCGGATCAGGCCATCGGTACCAAGCAGATGCTCACTGGCGGCCTGTGCTATAAAACCGCCTGGGCGGCCTCCAAGGACTATTATCTCAATAACTGGCGGGACCCTGATTCCAAAACCGGCCTGATCAGACAATGTGGAGGGCGGGATCGCGATTTTGCCGTGTTTCTCCAGGACGAGATTACCTGGCATCCTAAATTTACTACTGTTATCGGGGCACGCCTGGACTGGTGGCAGACTTATGGGGGAGCCTACCAGGAGAGTACTACCGCCCCGATTACCCATCTTCCCTGCCGGGACAAGTGGTCAGTCAGCCCCAAGATCGCTTTCTTGTATCGCCCCTGGGAGTGGATGTCCTGGCGGGCTTCGGTGGGGCGGGCCTTCCGTCCTCCCAATGTCTATGAATTGTACCGCACCTGGCGGTGGTATACCTACGAGTATAAGGGCAACCCCAATTTAAAACCGGAGAAGACCTGGTCCTGGGAGATCGGCACGATCCTGAAGCCCTTTAAAGGCAATGTCTTTACTGTCACTTATTTTGATAATTTTGTTGATGACCTGATCTACCGGGTCACTGATCCTGCTGACCCCACCGGCAAGACATCTATCTATCAGAATGCTGCCAAGGCCCGGATTAAAGGCGTGGAGTTGGAGGTCAACCAGAAGCTTTTCTCCTGGCTGGAGGCTTTTGGCAACATGACCCTGGTGGATGCCCGCATCCGGGAAAACCCCTTTGATCCCGAGTCAGTGGGCAAAAAAATCACCTATGTGCCGCGGCAGCAATTTAATTTTGGTATCACCGTGAACTACTGGAAGGTCATGGCCAACCTCAGCGGCCGCTATGTCAGCAAAATGCACAAACGGGACGACAACAGCGACTCGGTCAATAACGTCCCGGGCTCGTTTGATCCCTTTTTCACGCTGGACAGCAAGCTCACCGTGACCCCGGTGAAATGGCTGGATGTGTCCTTTTCGGTGGACAACATGCTGAACCGGAAATATTTTTATTCTTACCTGACCCCGGGCCGGACCTTCTGGCTGGAAGCCGGGGTCAAATATTGA